From Hemibagrus wyckioides isolate EC202008001 linkage group LG11, SWU_Hwy_1.0, whole genome shotgun sequence:
acagagactgtgagccaggccttctcatccaacatcagtccctgacctcacaaatgtgcttctagtggaacggtcaaaaattcctataaacacactcctaaaccttgcggaaagccttcccagaagagttgaagctgttatagctgcaaagggcgggacaactccatattacattcatgtgcatgtaaaggcagacgtcccaaaacgtttggctaGTGTAGTTTGACGCACGTTGTGACTTATGTTGTAGTATGATTGGCGTCAAAAAGTCtgcattaaaggtgcagtctgtgaATTGTTGTTAACTGTATTCCTTGTAAGGGTAAGAAATCAGATTTTGGTAATATttaccaagtgtgtgtgtgtgtacttacttCAGTAATCTGATATCAGTCCAATCAGTGGCCCTGATTTACTAAAAGTTGGAATTTGTGCTTAAGCTTAATTTTGCAAAATGTAATGACTTCCTGTGGAATTCTATGATGTCTGAACCCACAATCCTCAGTGGCTcttaaagtgtgttacagttacagATGTGTAACTTCATCACACCATACATGTCTATTGTATTGTCTTACAGTCACCTCTGGATACGGTGTCCACGTCAGCGTCGGCTAATTTCCTGTCCGTATATATTCAACGTTTCCAGACACCAAAGAAGTGCGACTGCaaagcattatttattaaaatgcagCAACGATACAGTTTTGCAATCCAATAGAAATCACAAATTCCAAAGTGTACACCGAGGTGGCACCGGCATCACAGGCGTGAGGAGCTGACCGATCGAACGACAGTCTGAAACGACACTGAAAACGACGCACACGTGACGACAGAACATACAGAgaaaaacctacacacacacacccacacacacacacggccttCTCGAAGTCGATGGTAATTTTGTGCTCCTGAAAAAAAATGCACTTCGTCCATGCAGCAGTcagaaaagaagagaggagtGTCCATGAGCTGCGTCAGCGACCGGTGGGAGATCAGAGCGGCTTCagggtgtgtatttgtgcataGAGATTGATTTGACCTCTGACCTCGGACACTTTTTGTCCTTCGACGCGGACGTTCACGTGTACACAAAACACATAGATATAGACATGCAGGACGAAAATGATTCACACGCACACTTACAGTAAGACAGATGGACATATAAtctgactctcacacacacacacacacacacacacttcagcaggtaCATCATCATGTTATTCAATTGCAACTTTCCATCCATACAAAGCAAATGAATGCAGCAGATGGGTAAATGTCTCCCCCTTTTTTAATGCTAAAAATGGTgtgtattaaaattaaaatgcatgcaaacaaaaaaacaaacatatgtGCCAGCTGATATGCTAACAAGCTTTATGGATGTTTGCGCGTTTAACATGGAGGAATATGATGCTGCGATTAAACGAAAGATAATAGGGGGCGTGTCAGTCTGTATAAACGCTTGACACGGCTGTCACTGATTGGCTTGCGGGAGTCTACAGTCTGAGATGGAAAGAAATCAGCCGCAGCATCGAGTGCACAAATTTAAGGGTTTTGTTAAGAGCAAATAATCTGACGGGGGTGCTGAAAACGAGACGGTTCaaaaaagggggcggggcttcacaCTGCTAACACATCTACACCAGCTGCTCCTGAATATACCATCTTACAGAAATCGTGTGCACGCTTTTATATACCACGATGTGCTCTTTATAATATTTCGGGTTACAATATTTAGAAAACTTACAGCAAGCTCTCGTCTGTCCGCCGTTCCTTTGCGTTTAGGGAAAGTCATTAGATTATAGTCAAAACAGAATCCAGAGGTAACGAGCGTCAGGGGCTGATTTATACTTCTGCAAGTATCTAAAGCACATAAAGTGGATTATGGAACATAAGCAGAAGGTTTTTTCCGGAGTGGTTCTTGTaacaataaatgcaaaaaacCAGGTTACTGTATGCTACAACAACATGGAGGCGCTACAACAAAGTGGAGGATCTTCGCTAGGTGAGAAACTGCTAATATCAGCAACAAGAAGccaaagagggggaaaaatagaacagaattTGGCCATAAAACATGAGCATGAATTGTTTTGTTCCAAGAAGAAAATGTTAAGAAAAGTCTAGTTCATTGTtacatgctaataataataataataagcagctCCTCCATTTTGTAGAGACGAAATAGAGCTACAAGCCCCGTCCACTTGTTTTTGATTGGTTCACAGATTCTAATACAACAAAGATACCCACTTATTTtccacagctctctctctctctctctctctctctctgtttaaagAATTATTAGTTCAATATCTATGATTTCTGAACCgtaaatattggcacctctTCGTGTGATTCTCTCGATTTCTCTCAGCTCTGTTCTCTCCACTGCACCACGTTCTGAGTTTCTACAACgcaacactgccccctagtgtACACGTCTGCATTACACGTAAATATGATTTCAGATGCAGAAGCATAAATCAGCCCTCGCGTTCAGTgcgatacacagacacacagaaacaacaaccaaaaacaacagaacaaaacaaaaacttcaGAGATATGACCTATGACGTCAGAGTAACGCTGAACTGGTACAGGTATAACTGGCTGTGCTTATTCAGAGATTTCCTCCCAGTGCATCAGATAATTGTCCACCGGATACAAGCTTCATGTTTTGGAATGCCCCTGGATCCAGCACGGATCTCTCAAAAGTGTCTAAGCAGGTTTCTGAGCTTTTTAAAAGGTGCAGTCGCTGGGGTCGGACGTGAAGccagaggccacgccccctcGTCCCCTCAGGTAAACCGCAGAGGTCGATTTGGCTCTGCTAGGTCCAGCGTTCTGACCTCCGGGACACTTGTTGTTGTTCACTTCAGCGTCCAGAGTGTCTGTAGTGATGACCCAAGTTGCCGGACGCCACTTTTTCAGAGCATAGGGGGTCTTCACTCGTTTTTTAATCTTGTCTCCTGATCCCTCTTTCCCGTCACAGTCTGAGTGGCCTCCtgtgagaaggagaaagaaagagtgcgagagagatagagaaagagagagagagaaacataaaTTAGTGTGCTTATGGaattgttattttttcccctgaataatgatgaataaattattattcattcattcattcaattattaTAACTGTTAATAATTCTCTGTAAGTTTATCTCACCCAGTAAGGGCAGCGTAGTGATGGACAGGTCCAGTGAGTTCGGTCTCTCGGGTCTTCTTCCACGGTTCTGCCTGAGCAGCGCCTCCCCCTGCGTCAGCGCCGCCGGTGTCGGCTGGGGCGTGGTCATGGGCGGTTCAGGTGGGCATGGAGGAGGCGGTACAGGAGGCTCTGTTACAGATGAGGAGGAAGTCTCTCCGACTGGAGCGGCACTCTCTCCGGTCTCTCCTCCTCCGTCTCCGCTCTCACCCTCTCCATCACCCTCGCCGTCACCACCattgttattgctgttgttgttgttggtgttgttttcCAGTTGTGTGTCTCTCCTCAGCAGGGGCTCCTGCTCGTCCGGACTGGCGGTCAGAATTCCGAAGCTCATCTCCTCTGAGCTCGCACCGTCTTTGCCCTGAGATTCAGCGGCGCTCGCAGCACTCCCTGGTGGCACCTGCGTGCTTAAATTCGCCATTATTGAGGAGACTGCGCTGTTGGAGATTACCTTAACTGGGCGTGGCTCAGGAGCAGGTTTAGTTCTGGCCACGCCCACATCGGCTTTCTTCAGATTGCTTTTGCTCAACTTGCCGAACTTCATCCTGAGAGACGAAGCCGCAGCAGGTTTAGTGTGCAGGCTCAGACTGCTGGGTCTCTTCGGGACGTTTTGCTGCTTGGGCAGGACGGACGTAGGCGTGGAAACTTGTGACCCTGTGATGTTGGCGGCCGCATCCGCGAGCGGGTAGAATGGACTTTGTGAGCTCGCCGTTTCACCAGAGCTGAACTGTTTTTGCGAGTGCTCCATTAGGCTCTCGTCGGAGCTCTCACGCAGGTTCCGCTGCACCTCGTTCAGGTCCAGTTTAGGGGTCTCCAGGTCCTCCTGGGTGAGCTGAGCATGAAGGGGACGACCACCGCCCTTCACCGCCATGGGTTTAGAGAGCGGGGTGGGCGTGGCACCGTCAGCCCCTGACACGCCAGATTGGGCCTGTTGACGCTCATAGTTGATGCAGTTCCTGTTCTTTTCTGCAGCTCCTCCCATCAGCACGGGTTCTGAAGACGCATCACTGTGAGGAGGTTTAGCTCCGCCCTCTCTCTCCTCAACAGTAGCTGAAGACGAGGTTTCTGGGTAGGTGCCAGTCTTTGGTGCTTGATGTCCATGTGATAAATTCCTGAGGTCAAAACATATTTATAATGATACATATGGAGTCCCAAGTTTTTGcttatagaatattttattgaTTCCTGAAACTATATCGCTTctaaatttttgtttttgcttgtaggaccatttatttttaaattattgaatattttatCGATTTATTGACAATATTTTGCTGCTTCCAGATATTTTTCCTTATTAAAAACTTTAGTGCTGAATTTTAGATTTTTTGCTAGGAGAAAGGCCACGCCCACTCAGTGGAGTGTTCTAGACACGCTGCAGTCAAGTGGTCGTGTTCCTACAAGGTCCTGGTCAGTTATACCTGTGATTGTGCAGGGCTGTGCTGACGTTCACAGCAGGACTCGTGGATTTTTCTCGTTCCCAGAGGACGAGCAGTTCAGCCAGACGCTCCTCCACACACTGAGCTGTGAGCCGAGCCTCTGCGTCCTGATCCCAGCAGTCCTCCATCGTCTCCTTCAGAGAGCGtactgcctacacacacacacacacacacacaaaatatctaTCTAGCGCAATCTAATTTAACAACAGAAGTTATGTTATGAGTGTGCTTgtatattaaaatatgaaattaatgtgtgtgtgtgtgagtgttttaccAGACTGTTCTCCTTCCAGGCTTCAGGAAATTTAGGTCTCTGTTTATGGCGAGAAACCAGTGTCTGCATTTCCTCTGTGGTTGGACGATTCCCTGCTTCAGCCTGGAAGGCCAGCTGGAACGTGGGCACAGATTCACCTAAAACAGTAGGAGCAGATTTATGGATGCTGGAATGTTTAAGACGGGGAATTTTATCAAATATCATTAGCCGCTTTTATAAGAACAGCACCTGGGAAGAGATCAGTGCAGCGCATGAAGCATTCCCAGTACAGCAGACCGAGAGCATAAACATCCACTTGCTTTAGTGCAGCCTCACAGTCTCGCAGATTCACAGCTCCCTCCAGCACCTCCGGAGCCATGTACCGCACAGTGCCCacctaccaacacacacacacactgtattcatAAAATCAATCAGTCTTTTATATCTCCTTATACAGTATATCTTCTCAATATAGAACACAGAATCCTGCAGAATCACTGAATCATATTGATTCACTGAACAAATGAATCATACTGAATCACTCGACCCAGACAAAGGAACTGAAGTATGCTGTATCACTGAGCCAAGCTATTTCAGTCTGAACTGCTCAGTcgaactgaatcactgaatcaagCTGGCTCACTGAATCATGTTGAATCACTGTATCAAGCAGAATTAATGAATCAAACTGAACTACCGAATGACACGATCAAACCAAACCACTGAATCAAGCTGTATTCATGAATGACTGAATCAgtctgaatcagtgaatcatacTGAATCACTTAACCAGCTGAATCACTCGGACAAGACAAATGAACTGAACTATGCTGTATCACTGAATCAAGTTATTTCTGTCTGAATTGCTTGGTCGAAGTAAATCACTGAATCAAGTTGGACCGTTAAAACAATCTGATTACATGAATCAAACTGAACTACCGAAATGATACGATCAAACCAAACCACTGAATCAAGctgtattaatgaatgaatcaatcagtCTGAATCAATGAATCGTACGGAATTACTCAAAAAGAATCAGCGATTCAGGCTGTATCAAACTGAGCCACTAAAACTGAATCAGATGAAATGAATCAAATTGTGCTCCTGAATGATTCAGTCAATCTAAATTACTGAATCAACCTGTGTTACTGAATCAAGTCGTTAACTAAAACCTCTAGGacataaaataaaggaaagcaTTATTCGAAtgttatgtaataataataataattattattattataataataataaagaataatttgGGAGATGACTTTTATCACAGCAAACTTTTCACACATTGTTTTTTATCAACCcaggaaccttttcaggaacccaggaaccttttcaggaaccCAGGATCATTTTCAGTAACTCATCCAGGAAATGCAGGTAGCACTGACCTCACTGAGGGCTGTGTTGTCCTCCTCCACCTGACCCGACTGTCTCTTTCCCGTCAGAGCCATGGACAGGCCGAAATCACTGATGACACAGCAGCCGTCTGGTTTCACCAACACGTTCCTGCTGTTCAGGTCCCTGTGGGAGACGGCAGGCTTGTACACGTCTATAagagaaaacacagagagagagagataaaagaccaggagagagagagagagagagaacaccgggagagagagagagaaagagagacagagacaaagtgATATAAAAGAccggggagagagacagagagatgaataTCAGTGTTTCAGCTAAAGAACACTGCAGGAtctgacattgtgtgtgtgtgtgtgtgaaggagggagggaggaaggataTGCCGGATCAGGGCCCATGGGACTCTGCTGCTGCAGGAAGACCGCACTGACGGAAAGGAAAATCTTTATTGCTCACTGAGGCTCCCTAACGGAGgagagggaaaagagagaaTCTCACCACGTCTCTACCACCGCATCCTCCACTGCAAGCTAACATGACCTCAGAGATCCAAAGAAGATCCCTGATGTAAACAGAAACGTACAGAACCTGGAACTAATTTCACCAATCAGACCTCAAGAACACAT
This genomic window contains:
- the bmpr2a gene encoding bone morphogenetic protein receptor type-2a isoform X4, with product MDKRRSGDMTVLHLGLFALVLLSPVTAAQSEERECAYAEQQDLSKRIDGGGEGRVFLENNTIRCSQGGRCYGLWEKKHNGVHLVKQGCWGSQGDQRMCHDDRCQVTEPPSQIQNGTYRFCCCSKDMCNLNFTEDFPPPRSTPTPPVRESAHHLDREVAILIALATVSMVAVLVVLVFFCLRVLRGRGKQSLHNLNMLEAAFSPPSLDLDSLKLLELIGRGRYGSVYRGSLDERSVAVKVFSSANRQQFVNERSVYRLLLDHDNITHFLETEERVGSDGEPEYLLIMDFYPHGSLCTYLSTRTVDWLSCCRLVVSITRGLAYLHTELVRGDVYKPAVSHRDLNSRNVLVKPDGCCVISDFGLSMALTGKRQSGQVEEDNTALSEVGTVRYMAPEVLEGAVNLRDCEAALKQVDVYALGLLYWECFMRCTDLFPGESVPTFQLAFQAEAGNRPTTEEMQTLVSRHKQRPKFPEAWKENSLAVRSLKETMEDCWDQDAEARLTAQCVEERLAELLVLWEREKSTSPAVNVSTALHNHRNLSHGHQAPKTGTYPETSSSATVEEREGGAKPPHSDASSEPVLMGGAAEKNRNCINYERQQAQSGVSGADGATPTPLSKPMAVKGGGRPLHAQLTQEDLETPKLDLNEVQRNLRESSDESLMEHSQKQFSSGETASSQSPFYPLADAAANITGSQVSTPTSVLPKQQNVPKRPSSLSLHTKPAAASSLRMKFGKLSKSNLKKADVGVARTKPAPEPRPVKVISNSAVSSIMANLSTQVPPGSAASAAESQGKDGASSEEMSFGILTASPDEQEPLLRRDTQLENNTNNNNSNNNGGDGEGDGEGESGDGGGETGESAAPVGETSSSSVTEPPVPPPPCPPEPPMTTPQPTPAALTQGEALLRQNRGRRPERPNSLDLSITTLPLLGGHSDCDGKEGSGDKIKKRVKTPYALKKWRPATWVITTDTLDAEVNNNKCPGGQNAGPSRAKSTSAVYLRGRGGVASGFTSDPSDCTF
- the bmpr2a gene encoding bone morphogenetic protein receptor type-2a isoform X1; the encoded protein is MKMDKRRSGDMTVLHLGLFALVLLSPVTAAQSEERECAYAEQQDLSKRIDGGGEGRVFLENNTIRCSQGGRCYGLWEKKHNGVHLVKQGCWGSQGDQRMCHDDRCQVTEPPSQIQNGTYRFCCCSKDMCNLNFTEDFPPPRSTPTPPVRESAHHLDREVAILIALATVSMVAVLVVLVFFCLRVLRGRGKQSLHNLNMLEAAFSPPSLDLDSLKLLELIGRGRYGSVYRGSLDERSVAVKVFSSANRQQFVNERSVYRLLLDHDNITHFLETEERVGSDGEPEYLLIMDFYPHGSLCTYLSTRTVDWLSCCRLVVSITRGLAYLHTELVRGDVYKPAVSHRDLNSRNVLVKPDGCCVISDFGLSMALTGKRQSGQVEEDNTALSEVGTVRYMAPEVLEGAVNLRDCEAALKQVDVYALGLLYWECFMRCTDLFPGESVPTFQLAFQAEAGNRPTTEEMQTLVSRHKQRPKFPEAWKENSLAVRSLKETMEDCWDQDAEARLTAQCVEERLAELLVLWEREKSTSPAVNVSTALHNHRNLSHGHQAPKTGTYPETSSSATVEEREGGAKPPHSDASSEPVLMGGAAEKNRNCINYERQQAQSGVSGADGATPTPLSKPMAVKGGGRPLHAQLTQEDLETPKLDLNEVQRNLRESSDESLMEHSQKQFSSGETASSQSPFYPLADAAANITGSQVSTPTSVLPKQQNVPKRPSSLSLHTKPAAASSLRMKFGKLSKSNLKKADVGVARTKPAPEPRPVKVISNSAVSSIMANLSTQVPPGSAASAAESQGKDGASSEEMSFGILTASPDEQEPLLRRDTQLENNTNNNNSNNNGGDGEGDGEGESGDGGGETGESAAPVGETSSSSVTEPPVPPPPCPPEPPMTTPQPTPAALTQGEALLRQNRGRRPERPNSLDLSITTLPLLGGHSDCDGKEGSGDKIKKRVKTPYALKKWRPATWVITTDTLDAEVNNNKCPGGQNAGPSRAKSTSAVYLRGRGGVASGFTSDPSDCTF
- the bmpr2a gene encoding bone morphogenetic protein receptor type-2a isoform X5, which codes for MKMDKRRSGDMTVLHLGLFALVLLSPVTAAQSEERECAYAEQQDLSKRIDGGGEGRVFLENNTIRCSQGGRCYGLWEKKHNGVHLVKQGCWGSQGDQRMCHDDRCQVTEPPSQIQNGTYRFCCCSKDMCNLNFTEDFPPPRSTPTPPVPHHLDREVAILIALATVSMVAVLVVLVFFCLRVLRGRGKQSLHNLNMLEAAFSPPSLDLDSLKLLELIGRGRYGSVYRGSLDERSVAVKVFSSANRQQFVNERSVYRLLLDHDNITHFLETEERVGSDGEPEYLLIMDFYPHGSLCTYLSTRTVDWLSCCRLVVSITRGLAYLHTELVRGDVYKPAVSHRDLNSRNVLVKPDGCCVISDFGLSMALTGKRQSGQVEEDNTALSEVGTVRYMAPEVLEGAVNLRDCEAALKQVDVYALGLLYWECFMRCTDLFPGESVPTFQLAFQAEAGNRPTTEEMQTLVSRHKQRPKFPEAWKENSLAVRSLKETMEDCWDQDAEARLTAQCVEERLAELLVLWEREKSTSPAVNVSTALHNHRNLSHGHQAPKTGTYPETSSSATVEEREGGAKPPHSDASSEPVLMGGAAEKNRNCINYERQQAQSGVSGADGATPTPLSKPMAVKGGGRPLHAQLTQEDLETPKLDLNEVQRNLRESSDESLMEHSQKQFSSGETASSQSPFYPLADAAANITGSQVSTPTSVLPKQQNVPKRPSSLSLHTKPAAASSLRMKFGKLSKSNLKKADVGVARTKPAPEPRPVKVISNSAVSSIMANLSTQVPPGSAASAAESQGKDGASSEEMSFGILTASPDEQEPLLRRDTQLENNTNNNNSNNNGGDGEGDGEGESGDGGGETGESAAPVGETSSSSVTEPPVPPPPCPPEPPMTTPQPTPAALTQGEALLRQNRGRRPERPNSLDLSITTLPLLGGHSDCDGKEGSGDKIKKRVKTPYALKKWRPATWVITTDTLDAEVNNNKCPGGQNAGPSRAKSTSAVYLRGRGGVASGFTSDPSDCTF
- the bmpr2a gene encoding bone morphogenetic protein receptor type-2a isoform X3, with the translated sequence MKMDKRRSGDMTVLHLGLFALVLLSPVTAAQSEERECAYAEQQDLSKRIDGGGEGRVFLENNTIRCSQGGRCYGLWEKKHNGVHLVKQGCWGSQGDQRMCHDDRCQVTEPPSQIQNGTYRFCCCSKDMCNLNFTEDFPPPRSTPTPPVPAHHLDREVAILIALATVSMVAVLVVLVFFCLRVLRGRGKQSLHNLNMLEAAFSPPSLDLDSLKLLELIGRGRYGSVYRGSLDERSVAVKVFSSANRQQFVNERSVYRLLLDHDNITHFLETEERVGSDGEPEYLLIMDFYPHGSLCTYLSTRTVDWLSCCRLVVSITRGLAYLHTELVRGDVYKPAVSHRDLNSRNVLVKPDGCCVISDFGLSMALTGKRQSGQVEEDNTALSEVGTVRYMAPEVLEGAVNLRDCEAALKQVDVYALGLLYWECFMRCTDLFPGESVPTFQLAFQAEAGNRPTTEEMQTLVSRHKQRPKFPEAWKENSLAVRSLKETMEDCWDQDAEARLTAQCVEERLAELLVLWEREKSTSPAVNVSTALHNHRNLSHGHQAPKTGTYPETSSSATVEEREGGAKPPHSDASSEPVLMGGAAEKNRNCINYERQQAQSGVSGADGATPTPLSKPMAVKGGGRPLHAQLTQEDLETPKLDLNEVQRNLRESSDESLMEHSQKQFSSGETASSQSPFYPLADAAANITGSQVSTPTSVLPKQQNVPKRPSSLSLHTKPAAASSLRMKFGKLSKSNLKKADVGVARTKPAPEPRPVKVISNSAVSSIMANLSTQVPPGSAASAAESQGKDGASSEEMSFGILTASPDEQEPLLRRDTQLENNTNNNNSNNNGGDGEGDGEGESGDGGGETGESAAPVGETSSSSVTEPPVPPPPCPPEPPMTTPQPTPAALTQGEALLRQNRGRRPERPNSLDLSITTLPLLGGHSDCDGKEGSGDKIKKRVKTPYALKKWRPATWVITTDTLDAEVNNNKCPGGQNAGPSRAKSTSAVYLRGRGGVASGFTSDPSDCTF
- the bmpr2a gene encoding bone morphogenetic protein receptor type-2a isoform X2 encodes the protein MKMDKRRSGDMTVLHLGLFALVLLSPVTAAQSEERECAYAEQQDLSKRIDGGGEGRVFLENNTIRCSQGGRCYGLWEKKHNGVHLVKQGCWGSQGDQRMCHDDRCQVTEPPSQIQNGTYRFCCCSKDMCNLNFTEDFPPPRSTPTPPVRESHHLDREVAILIALATVSMVAVLVVLVFFCLRVLRGRGKQSLHNLNMLEAAFSPPSLDLDSLKLLELIGRGRYGSVYRGSLDERSVAVKVFSSANRQQFVNERSVYRLLLDHDNITHFLETEERVGSDGEPEYLLIMDFYPHGSLCTYLSTRTVDWLSCCRLVVSITRGLAYLHTELVRGDVYKPAVSHRDLNSRNVLVKPDGCCVISDFGLSMALTGKRQSGQVEEDNTALSEVGTVRYMAPEVLEGAVNLRDCEAALKQVDVYALGLLYWECFMRCTDLFPGESVPTFQLAFQAEAGNRPTTEEMQTLVSRHKQRPKFPEAWKENSLAVRSLKETMEDCWDQDAEARLTAQCVEERLAELLVLWEREKSTSPAVNVSTALHNHRNLSHGHQAPKTGTYPETSSSATVEEREGGAKPPHSDASSEPVLMGGAAEKNRNCINYERQQAQSGVSGADGATPTPLSKPMAVKGGGRPLHAQLTQEDLETPKLDLNEVQRNLRESSDESLMEHSQKQFSSGETASSQSPFYPLADAAANITGSQVSTPTSVLPKQQNVPKRPSSLSLHTKPAAASSLRMKFGKLSKSNLKKADVGVARTKPAPEPRPVKVISNSAVSSIMANLSTQVPPGSAASAAESQGKDGASSEEMSFGILTASPDEQEPLLRRDTQLENNTNNNNSNNNGGDGEGDGEGESGDGGGETGESAAPVGETSSSSVTEPPVPPPPCPPEPPMTTPQPTPAALTQGEALLRQNRGRRPERPNSLDLSITTLPLLGGHSDCDGKEGSGDKIKKRVKTPYALKKWRPATWVITTDTLDAEVNNNKCPGGQNAGPSRAKSTSAVYLRGRGGVASGFTSDPSDCTF